In one Stieleria sp. JC731 genomic region, the following are encoded:
- a CDS encoding toprim domain-containing protein, translating to MNWINQATKLVDCGPGIAMGTDKLPYRELFIVEGDSASKSVARSRDPRYQAVLPMQGKPMNAVKASRASIRRNQWYDAFVASIGLGWDDPDLQKLRYRRILLLFDPDADGIHCGALMLMFIERFFPVLLEQNFVSLIKAPMFQVTGKRKDEHLQLASEEQLRKVQTTLDEQGIAYTYQRYRGLASLCEQVLMETCLDPNSRTAFLLGMEDAKMARKVFMSGYVS from the coding sequence ATGAACTGGATCAACCAAGCAACAAAACTGGTCGACTGTGGCCCCGGTATCGCAATGGGAACCGACAAGCTTCCCTACCGTGAACTGTTCATTGTCGAAGGTGACTCGGCTTCAAAGTCCGTCGCGAGATCTCGCGATCCCCGGTACCAAGCGGTCTTGCCGATGCAAGGCAAACCGATGAACGCGGTAAAGGCGAGCCGAGCGTCAATTCGGCGCAACCAGTGGTACGACGCTTTTGTCGCATCCATCGGACTCGGCTGGGATGATCCTGATCTTCAAAAGCTGCGTTATCGCCGCATTCTGTTGCTATTCGACCCCGATGCCGATGGCATTCACTGTGGCGCATTGATGTTGATGTTCATCGAGCGTTTCTTTCCAGTGTTGCTGGAACAAAACTTTGTCAGCTTGATCAAGGCGCCGATGTTTCAAGTCACCGGTAAACGGAAAGACGAACACCTTCAATTGGCAAGCGAAGAACAATTGCGCAAGGTCCAAACGACGCTCGACGAACAAGGGATTGCTTACACGTATCAACGATACCGAGGCTTGGCGAGTCTCTGCGAACAAGTTCTGATGGAAACTTGCTTGGACCCGAACAGTCGAACGGCGTTTCTGCTCGGAATGGAAGACGCCAAGATGGCTCGCAAAGTTTTCATGTCTGGGTATGTAAGTTAG
- a CDS encoding carbon-nitrogen hydrolase has protein sequence MTSQKNVKVGLVQSVYAGSPAAMLDHTEGMIEQAVAEGSKIVCLQEVFAMPYPCQSEDHCNFDFAEPLDGPTVQRMQKIAMQWECVIVVPMFERRAPGVYHNSVVVVEADGTIAGVYRKMHIPDDPLFYEKFYFTPGDMGFKPIQTRYGKLGVGICWDQWFPEAARLFALAGAEILIYPTAIGWILEEKEEFGAGQRDAWQTAMRAHAIANGLWLVAPNRVGIEGQIEFWGSSFIASPRGEVIVQGGDKESEVLCTECNLDEIDVVRTHWPFLRDRRIDAYDGLLKRYID, from the coding sequence GTGACATCACAGAAGAACGTCAAGGTTGGATTGGTTCAAAGTGTTTACGCCGGTTCACCAGCGGCGATGTTGGATCACACCGAAGGCATGATCGAACAGGCGGTAGCCGAAGGATCCAAGATTGTTTGCCTGCAGGAAGTCTTTGCAATGCCGTATCCGTGCCAAAGCGAAGACCATTGCAATTTTGACTTTGCCGAGCCACTCGATGGCCCCACCGTTCAGCGAATGCAAAAGATCGCTATGCAGTGGGAATGTGTCATCGTCGTCCCGATGTTCGAGCGGCGTGCTCCGGGTGTTTACCACAATTCGGTGGTCGTCGTCGAAGCCGACGGAACGATCGCTGGCGTGTACCGAAAAATGCACATCCCGGACGATCCGTTGTTCTACGAGAAGTTTTACTTCACGCCCGGCGACATGGGTTTCAAACCGATTCAAACTCGATACGGCAAACTGGGTGTCGGAATTTGCTGGGACCAGTGGTTCCCCGAAGCCGCCCGACTGTTTGCTCTCGCTGGTGCCGAGATCCTCATTTATCCGACAGCTATCGGCTGGATTTTAGAGGAAAAGGAAGAGTTCGGTGCTGGCCAACGCGACGCGTGGCAAACCGCGATGCGAGCCCATGCGATCGCCAACGGTCTATGGCTGGTCGCTCCAAACCGTGTCGGTATCGAAGGACAAATTGAGTTCTGGGGTTCCTCGTTCATCGCATCGCCCCGCGGCGAAGTGATCGTCCAAGGCGGTGACAAGGAAAGCGAAGTCTTGTGCACCGAATGCAATCTGGACGAGATTGACGTCGTGCGAACCCACTGGCCGTTTCTTCGCGACAGACGAATCGATGCCTACGATGGGCTGCTGAAACGCTACATCGACTGA
- a CDS encoding serine hydrolase: protein MQTEAFCQSTSDELSAKLASTCRDKNVPAMAVVLISSEGIVQADCFGVRKRGTTDRVSLSDRFPIGSNTKSMTATLAGVLVDANKIEWTTTIGDVWPNATDKDIHPKLKSVTLDQLLTHQSGLPTNISDLSPSAWAAFFEEKQSAPLERRRMLKVVLGSAPTNPQGKYHYSNLGYAIASAMLETRAKESYESLMQKHLFAPLDMRSADFRTLASAKRLRAPILWGHQADGTPVDPRTVGAENPSVYAAAGTVNISIEDYAKYAHWHLKGKPEPVLKSQATFDHLHLPQVEQSPSGAKYGGGWICLDTPFGPALNHAGSNTNTFSLIWVLPESNFAAIVCTNTGEPQAFPACDEMVSYLMTKYAKVQKNNATDASSAADMEVAPERLVGRYQLNPNFIFDVKLEGQRLLVGITNQPTQQVFADSPTKWSYRSVKAQLEFHLRSNGPAYALTLHQNGIAQRAKRISK from the coding sequence GTGCAAACGGAAGCGTTTTGCCAAAGCACTTCTGACGAGCTTTCGGCAAAGCTCGCTTCGACCTGTCGCGATAAAAATGTGCCGGCAATGGCAGTCGTCTTGATCAGTTCCGAAGGGATTGTTCAGGCGGACTGCTTCGGTGTTCGAAAGCGAGGAACAACGGATCGAGTTTCGCTCTCTGATCGATTTCCGATCGGCTCGAACACCAAGTCCATGACGGCGACCTTGGCTGGCGTTTTGGTGGACGCCAACAAGATTGAATGGACAACCACGATCGGAGACGTCTGGCCAAACGCGACGGACAAAGACATCCATCCGAAACTGAAGTCGGTTACGCTCGACCAGCTTTTGACTCATCAAAGTGGCTTGCCAACGAACATTTCCGACCTGTCACCGTCGGCATGGGCGGCTTTCTTTGAAGAGAAACAGTCAGCCCCGCTTGAACGCCGCCGAATGTTAAAGGTGGTGCTCGGCTCTGCACCAACAAATCCACAGGGCAAGTATCACTATTCGAATCTGGGCTATGCGATCGCTTCAGCAATGCTGGAAACGCGTGCCAAAGAGTCGTACGAGTCGCTGATGCAAAAACATTTGTTTGCTCCGCTCGACATGCGATCTGCAGACTTTCGCACACTCGCTTCTGCGAAAAGATTGCGAGCGCCGATATTGTGGGGGCATCAAGCGGACGGAACCCCCGTAGATCCTCGTACCGTGGGAGCTGAAAATCCGTCTGTCTACGCGGCCGCCGGAACCGTCAATATTTCCATCGAAGACTATGCGAAGTACGCGCATTGGCATTTAAAGGGAAAGCCAGAACCCGTCCTTAAATCGCAGGCCACGTTCGATCATCTTCATCTTCCACAGGTCGAGCAAAGTCCATCAGGAGCTAAATACGGAGGCGGTTGGATTTGTTTGGACACGCCCTTTGGCCCGGCACTGAATCATGCCGGATCGAATACGAATACATTTTCTTTGATCTGGGTTTTGCCAGAGTCAAACTTTGCGGCGATCGTTTGCACCAATACTGGTGAACCGCAGGCCTTTCCGGCGTGCGATGAGATGGTCAGCTATTTGATGACCAAGTATGCAAAGGTTCAAAAGAACAATGCGACGGATGCGTCTTCTGCAGCAGACATGGAGGTGGCTCCGGAAAGGTTGGTCGGTCGCTACCAATTGAATCCCAACTTCATCTTCGACGTCAAATTGGAGGGGCAGCGGCTGTTGGTTGGGATCACAAATCAACCGACGCAGCAAGTGTTTGCGGATTCACCGACGAAGTGGTCCTACCGAAGTGTAAAAGCCCAGCTCGAATTTCATTTGCGAAGCAACGGTCCAGCCTATGCCTTGACGCTGCATCAAAACGGTATCGCGCAAAGAGCCAAAAGAATTTCGAAATGA
- a CDS encoding Dabb family protein has translation MARLAHHVFFTLKDKSDAAVESLLSDAKEYLDNHDGVIDFAVGRRDTELSREVNVKYDVSLHVIFKDRATHDVYQTAPRHVTFIERQKENWAQVQVCDSLLEE, from the coding sequence ATGGCCCGATTGGCCCACCATGTTTTCTTCACACTGAAAGACAAAAGCGACGCTGCCGTTGAAAGTTTGCTGAGCGATGCCAAAGAATATCTGGACAACCATGACGGCGTTATCGACTTTGCCGTCGGCCGTCGCGACACCGAGCTAAGCCGCGAAGTGAATGTGAAGTACGACGTTTCGCTTCACGTCATTTTCAAAGATCGCGCCACTCACGACGTCTACCAAACCGCGCCACGCCACGTGACGTTTATCGAGCGTCAAAAAGAAAACTGGGCTCAGGTGCAAGTTTGCGACAGCTTGCTCGAAGAGTAG
- the bioD gene encoding dethiobiotin synthase has protein sequence MKLTFVSGTGTDVGKTYIAANLAQILQREHRRVGVYKPVASGCIGPSSNFSERTSSDADALAQSLGEHVAPELICPQRFLAPLAPDEAARQEGTQVDTDLLYEGAVRWQRLCDHLVVEGAGGLFSPIADSMLNIDLYRKFSENREFETKLVLVAPNRLGVIHETVATCRAARAEGVEVERLVLTATVPQGDDSCKTNAAQLRVWLPELRIIEVGWQQAVVWN, from the coding sequence ATGAAACTGACTTTTGTTTCCGGGACCGGCACTGACGTCGGTAAAACCTACATCGCCGCCAATCTAGCGCAAATACTTCAGCGTGAACACCGGCGAGTCGGAGTTTATAAACCGGTGGCCAGTGGTTGCATCGGTCCTAGCAGCAATTTTAGCGAAAGAACCTCGTCGGACGCGGACGCGTTGGCTCAATCTCTTGGCGAGCATGTTGCACCGGAGCTGATTTGCCCGCAAAGGTTCTTGGCTCCACTGGCACCCGACGAAGCGGCGCGGCAAGAGGGAACACAAGTGGACACCGATCTGCTATATGAAGGAGCGGTTCGATGGCAGCGACTGTGTGACCACCTCGTTGTCGAAGGCGCCGGCGGCTTGTTTAGCCCGATCGCGGATTCGATGTTGAACATTGATCTGTATCGAAAGTTTTCCGAAAACCGCGAATTTGAGACGAAGCTTGTTCTTGTCGCACCGAACCGCTTGGGAGTGATTCACGAAACCGTCGCCACTTGTCGCGCGGCCCGTGCCGAAGGGGTCGAGGTTGAACGTCTCGTTTTGACTGCGACGGTTCCTCAGGGCGACGACTCCTGTAAAACCAACGCGGCGCAGCTCCGGGTTTGGCTACCGGAGCTGCGGATTATTGAGGTCGGTTGGCAGCAGGCGGTCGTTTGGAACTAA
- a CDS encoding non-reducing end alpha-L-arabinofuranosidase family hydrolase, with amino-acid sequence MAQAVGPIWSRSIQVMSLQVPHAINSRQILSSAILLIFSLTIPSASAIAQTPETPSWFDGTFRWKVGSPLISVADGKLPESPDHPWLAIKDPSVVRHDGRWHMFCSVRKKLEGNGRIRIGYLSFDHWEQANQADWQILDLTDEYHGAPQIFFFEPQQTWYLIYQAVDSSRGLKYGPCFSTNKDITNAQGWTRPKPLYVVKEGMKAGLDFWVICDEQDAFLFFTSLDGRMWRAQTKLSDFPDSGWSDPVVALHADIFEASHTYAISNTGKYLTFVEAQQGRRRYFKAYLADNLASTWKPLADSLEKPFVSPINVTNQADSWAQSYSHGELIRESNDQRMEISPTDLQLVFQGASDQEYRTGSYGDIPWRLGQLSLVVDSILPAATSPQSQDDL; translated from the coding sequence ATGGCTCAGGCAGTCGGACCGATTTGGTCACGATCGATTCAAGTGATGTCCCTTCAGGTGCCTCACGCGATCAACTCGCGGCAGATTCTGTCGTCGGCGATATTGCTGATCTTCTCACTGACAATCCCTTCAGCAAGCGCCATTGCCCAAACTCCAGAAACGCCGTCTTGGTTTGACGGCACCTTTCGTTGGAAGGTGGGCTCGCCTCTGATCTCAGTTGCAGACGGAAAGTTGCCCGAATCGCCAGACCACCCATGGCTAGCGATTAAGGATCCTTCCGTTGTCCGGCATGATGGCCGCTGGCACATGTTTTGTTCTGTTCGAAAAAAGCTGGAGGGCAATGGCCGAATCCGGATCGGATACCTTTCATTTGACCATTGGGAACAAGCCAACCAAGCGGACTGGCAGATCCTTGATCTCACTGATGAATACCACGGTGCGCCGCAAATCTTTTTCTTCGAACCACAGCAGACGTGGTATTTGATCTACCAAGCCGTCGACAGTTCTCGCGGATTAAAGTACGGCCCTTGTTTTTCCACCAACAAAGACATTACCAACGCTCAAGGCTGGACCCGACCCAAGCCTCTCTACGTCGTCAAAGAAGGCATGAAAGCGGGGCTCGATTTTTGGGTGATCTGTGACGAGCAAGATGCCTTTTTGTTTTTTACATCGTTGGACGGAAGGATGTGGCGAGCTCAAACAAAGCTATCTGACTTTCCTGATTCAGGTTGGTCTGATCCAGTCGTCGCATTGCACGCTGACATCTTTGAAGCCAGCCATACTTATGCGATTTCGAACACTGGCAAGTATTTGACGTTCGTCGAAGCTCAGCAAGGACGGCGACGCTATTTCAAAGCCTATTTGGCCGACAATCTCGCTTCCACGTGGAAGCCTCTTGCAGATTCTTTGGAAAAGCCATTTGTGTCACCAATTAACGTGACCAATCAAGCCGATTCTTGGGCCCAGTCCTACAGCCATGGAGAACTGATCCGTGAATCAAATGACCAGCGGATGGAAATCTCGCCAACAGATTTGCAGTTGGTTTTCCAAGGTGCGAGTGACCAAGAGTATAGGACCGGTTCGTATGGAGATATTCCGTGGCGACTAGGGCAACTGAGTCTTGTGGTCGACTCGATCCTCCCTGCCGCGACATCTCCCCAATCCCAAGACGATCTATGA